aaccctcacgacgaatgacaaagtatagcccgtattcaggcagcacttaaaaatccatcggatcggttttaatcgatcggacattgtatcgtagcaatGATCGAGTTATTACCTTTATCGCAGTAGAGATTCGAGATTTAAGTGCTTTTAGAAAGATCAGAGCACAAAGTAACGTAGAAAACAATTTTTTACGTCGCAGCAGACATTCCATGCAAGTGCCAAACCCCTGGGTTTTATACTGGATTTTGGCCTCCCCTGCGTGTCGCGCCGGCTGCCAGGGATCCTGGCGCGACACGTGGGGTATACCCATTTTGGCTAGGGTAGCCTTGTTGTACATATAGCCCTGGTGAGTTAACAACTTTTGAAAATACGTGTTTTGAAGTCAATTTTGAcggataattatcaattaggggataccccccttgagttttaggggcacTGATTCTAGTTTTGCTTGTTTTAAATTTCACGGGTCGCACCATACCACTtaggggtctcaattagggtttcttgatgGGCATTTATTAAAATAAGAAATAATCATTTTGGCAAGGGTTGTTATAATAACCTGGATCATCTTCTTCGATTGTTGGTCGATCGATGTTAGTCTTGTTCCGTTTATCCCCTACAACTCCCAAATCAGTAGTTCTTATTATAGTATGATGAAATCGTACCAAAAGGAACGAAGGGAGGTTGGGGAAGAAGAATCTCAGGTTGTTgaatttgatttagggtttgattttgaacTATCTTCGGTCAGTTACAGAGATTATGATCTCACAATGACGATTTTAGCCTTTTCAGTATGATTTGAATATATTAATATGATTAATTTAATCATATATATTAGTTTCACCGGCGTTTGATCTATTGAAGATCGCACGGTTGTGGGCATCACGTACATAATGTAGGATAAGagatattgtacgttaaccggcatctatatatatacataaagacacacacacatatactagaagggtgcccgcgcgatgcagCGAGAAACACCTACACTGTTAGGGTGTGCATTATTCGGTTGGTGCGGTTATTATCCTCAATCAAAACCAAAGTAtcaattagtctattttattaacaaaTCGGTTTTCGGTTTATTCGGTTGGATTGACGGTTTTTTGTTTGATTCGTTTAGTTTCGGTTAATAGCCAAAACCAAACTTAgggctaaaacttttgcttagaGAGACATAaaattgaggtataaatacatgatatGATTGTGTAAATCCATGAAATGTAAGTAGGaatacatgaaatggaggtataaaatataaaatacatgaactaaaggtataaaagctagaaatatatgaaaatatgaatggttcgGTTTGATTAAATTTGGTTAAATGAGGGTACAAAAAAATTGATAACCGGTGGGGTTTCGGTTCATTAGTTTTTAGTTAATTCATTTTTGGTTGATTTATGTCAGGTTCGTCTGTTTTTTGCACGCTTCCGGTTAACTATTCGGTTATCACTTATCCTTATATATTGTTAATCACGTAAGATATCaactttttttaattaaaaagacTATAACAATACTATACTCAAATTGTGTAAAATCATGATGGTAGTTAGTTTTGTACAAGGGGATAAAGTtactaactaattatctataattgtTTTGTTAAAGATGAGGGAATTAAAGTGTAATTAAGataagaggattaaagtgtaacAAGTGTTTGAAAAACTAATTTATCCTCATTTTAAGTTATATCTTGtgcattaaaacaaaaaaaaagatctTAACTTTAACGTATTTTTAAAAGGCCATTGTGTTATGAATTATATAAAGTATAGATTTATATTGTGGTTATGTAATAAGTTTAGTATTAGTTATATCTTAGTACTTAAACTTGATTTgtattcatttgtgttcgtctTTGTTTCTCGAGAAAGTTAACTAACAAACACAAATAAATTCATATTCTTAATGAACGAATATGAACATGAAATTTCATTCTGTAAGTGTTCGTGAACATGTTGAATGTTATACCGAACACAAAAAAGATTGTATTCGGTTCGATTCGTTTAAAGCCTTATATGTGAGCAACAAGAATTTCAACAGGAATTGATTATGCGATACAAATTAGTTATTGAAATAAGTGGATAaacaactaaataaataatatacTCTTGGTGATATTCTTTAGGGTTTTAAGATTGAAGGTTAAAAGTTGGTATAAACCAGATTCTGAAGCATTAAGATGGTAGAGTGGTGAAATGTTAATAGTATTTAATTAAATGGGTTAATGTCATATTTTAGTTATTTTCTAATGCAATAAAGTAATTACCCACTAGCCCAACcataaatataatataaacaTGTACGTTTAATCAATCTAGTTTCATTAACGCAAAAACCAAACAAGAATCAAAGACAAAGTTAGAAAGCTGATAAAATAGAAGATCCATCATTCTGCATCTTCTTGACACACTCTAGAGCAAAAAAACTTATCGAGTTTTTCAACATCTTCATTTTTCAAGTCCAGGCATGATGGATGGTACCTACAAAATTATCAAATCAACAGGGTATCAAAAGTAATATCATACAAACTCATAGGTCTACCCAAGAAGCAAACTTTTGGGATTTTCctcctaaatatatatatatatatatatatatatatatatatatatatatagacattGAATCTTTAACAAATTTTAACACCATTTGGTTTAGTTAAAAGCTCAAATTAATGAAACAAATCATTTTGCTACACATGTATGAGAGTCGGTGTCCAACATTCTTTGGAAAATTATGTCCTATATATTTATATGATTACCGGAAAAAGTCACCCAAAGATCAGTTCAACACAAGGGGATATATTAAACATGAGGATAAAGACTCTCATACATGTACATCGTAGTGATTTATTTCtttaattttgatttttaacCAAACCAAATGGTGTTGAAATTGGTTAGAGATTTCAATGTCTATATATGTGTTCTAGGCAAGTAGAACCCATTTGCGATATAAATAAAGTTATAAGGGTGAAATATAATTGAACATCGCCATCAAGGAAATGATGAGTTTTTTTTTATCAAGTGAAGTACATGCATGAAGCCTCTGTGCATCATGGCAATGTTATTAAAGATGACTATGTTTGTAAACCACTTTCGTATACGTCTCTTCGAATTTGTAGTGCATACTATTGACAAATAACCAACATGTAATTAAGAATGAGATATATACCAGCTCTTGCATGTATCGCATTGCACCATATAAGTATCGGGGTTGTAGGGATTATTACACTTACAGTACCTTCATATATCATAAAATAAGCTTAGTGTAAATATCCATCCTCATAAAATACCAAAATAATTAAAGTGAAGATTATAAAGCTAACTGATGGATCCAAATCAAAAGAGTACTCACACTGTAACACGTTTCGGTGTGAAACGTTCTCCAGCCGCAACATCTGGATCACGTTCTCCGGCATCATATTCATACCGACAGAAATAGTCATCAACGCCCACATACTTGAGCTTCAGATATTGCTGTAATGTATGAACGACACATTTTCCCTGTATCGTTTGTGTGCTCTGCATATCATAGTCATTGCTTAGAAAGATTTCCTTTTCTCCATGAAAAACCCTCCTACCGACTTCTGTGTCCTCTGGCCGATAATACCAGCGGACCCTAACCATCATCTCATTATTTCCATCATCAGCCACAAGTCTTTCAACTCGGGCAACATAGGGAGGTGTATCCGACTCGGCAGGTCTCATAAGCACGCAATCACCACCTGTAAAAACACGTAAAATTAAAGCCACTGTCAGATCAGCTTGTAGACATTTTTAACCTAGAATAGACATGTATGACTATACGAATACAATCCGCATTAATTAATTAGAAAAACTACAATCACAACATTAAAGTTTATGTTTTTGCAGTCGCTGACAGTAAAACAAGTCTAGAACATCAAGGATCGGGACTTTTGAGTGTTTGTGAGACATGTAAAAAAAGAAACATACACAcaaaacacaaacatacataTGGAGTTATATTGATGTATATAAAAAGGATCTATGAAGGGATTTAAGGATGATTTACTTACGTCTGAGGGTTATGTCCGTTCCGCTGATGTTGTAAGAATTTACACGATTTGTCTTCTGCGCCATTAAAATCGATCTTCAGCGGAATCTAGACACTTATTGATGCTAAATTAAGGATGTAAATTTCGAAAGATAAGAGATTTTTATAAGAAATCAAAGCTTTAAAGAACAACCCGATTGAAGAAAATGGTGGAATGAAGAAGAAATTGTGACTATAAATAAAAGCGGTGAAttaagagagagaaagtagagccCTGGGTGTCACGGAGGAGATGAGTTTTGTTCAGGGTAAGAGGCTTACCTTTATATACTATAAATTGGGATTGAATTAAATGCATTACATTTAATGTATGGAAGCTTTTTTAAATAATAGATAATTACATAATATATTGACTCTAATGTGAAAGAAAAACtagtatcatcatcatcatcattatcatactcagtaaatcccacaaatagcaaagctaaggcaGGATCTAaggagggtagatgtagacagccttacctctaccccgtaggaatacaGAGGctacttccagtgagacccccagcTCGGAAAGCAAAACTAGTATACGAAATGTGAAGAAAACATGATTGCATTTAGTTTTATACAGCTAATTGTGagttaattataaaaaaaatcgcaTTTAGTTTTTCATTAATTATTCACTTTGacattaaatcttgtaaaagaaaaTATCACGAATCTTATATTTACTTTATAAGAAAATATTTCAACAATCATCAATCATAATAAAAGTATTTCAAGAATAACCAGGAAAATTAGGGGTTATAAAAAACTGAACCATAACTGAAAATTGTACCCGGAAAATTAATAAAGTTGACTTTAACCGACAATACCGATCGATAATGGTTAAGTGACTGATTAACTAAGCATTTGGTTATGTTTATGATTAATGTGTCTTCGTTAACCGATTTTAACCGAAACTGAACTGAACCATGTATGTTTGTGATTTTTAAGCTTGTATACCTCCTTTTCCAACTTTTATATCTCCATTTCTAGGCTTTTAACATTTGAATTCATGTTTCAAATATCCATAACCAAGCTTTGAACACCATTGTTGAACATATTCAGTTGGAACAAAGCAAaagaataacaaaaaaaaatcactGGACAACTAACCGAACTTAACCAACATCAACCCATACTTAATGGACCATCGGTTATGATTATGGTTAAGCCTCCATAAGCGAACCAAACTAGCATACCTAAACCAAGTTATCTACATTTCTCCTGTAAATATGTTTTAACATTTAAATTTCCAAAATACGTAAAAGAAAATATAAATATTAGATTTAAAACTAAAATAAGAAGGTGAAatacaaaataaaatttaaaattatattatatataatgtcATTTCATGTATAGATGCTTATCCATAACATTTAACATATAATGTGTATGGTtgggttttcttatttttatgcacgtaaattttacatatatatatatatatatatatatagagggtaaGGTTCATACGAGAActacctttattgcgagaaccaatgtgaacacaaccaaaaatatctaaaaaaactaacccccaacccgccccccacaaaaaaaaaaaaaaaaacctaaaaaaaccctaaccccccccctaaaacctaaaccccccacccccacccccacccaccaaaaacctaaactactacccccccccccaaaagctaaaatgctaaaaactaaaccccccaaaaaacctaaaaaaatctaaaaaaattaaaaaaacacacaattttttttattttttaatattttttacattaaaatcgctacttttagtagcaaaaaaattattaaaaaaaattttggctactaaaagtagcgattttttattaaaaatatttaaaaaaaattgtgtgttttttagttatttttggttgtgttcacattggttctcgcaataaagggtggttcctaacagatccttctcctatatatatatatatatatatatatatatatatatatatatatatatatatatatatatatatatatatatatatatatatatatatatatatatatatatatatatatatatttgggcaaggagttggctacaaagtctaaaattcctaaaaagtgttaaaaggcataaaacaccataatgtcaaccataaaacacactcaaaacccacaaataacataatgAAGATTACTAAAAAAACATATCTGTtggttttgttttgtgttttggatgatatgACTCTGTTATCGAATGACTAAGattgttgtgttttatattgctctacgatggtgtgtttgaagtttttatagaCTATTAGGGtttaaatatggtgttttagtaacattcattatgttatttgtgggttttagaTGTGTTTTATGGCCGAAactatggtgttttatgactttgtacacttttaGGAGTTTTGACTTTCTATCGATAACGGTTAAGGGACTGACTAACTAAGCATTTGGTTATGTTTATGATTAATGTGTTTTCGTTAACCGATTTTAACCGAAACTGAACTGAACCATGTATGTTTGTGATTTTTAAGTTTGGATACCTCTTTTTCCAACTTTTATATCTCCATTTCTAGCCTTTTAACATTTAAATTCATGTTGCAAATATCCATAACCAAGCTTTGAACACCATAGTTGAACATATTCAATTGGAACAAAGCaaaagaataataaaaaaaatcattggACAATTAACCGAACTTAACCAACATCAACCCATACTTAACGGACCATCGGTTATGATTATGGTTAAGCCTCCATAACCGAACCAAACTAGCATACTTAAACCAAGTTATCTACATTTCTCCTGTAAATATGTTTTAACATTTAAATTTCCAAAATACATAAAAGAAAATATAAATATTAGATTTAAAACTAAAATAAGAAGGTGAAACacaaaataaaatttataattatATTGTATATAATGTCATTTCATGTATAAATGCTTAGCCATAACATTTAACATATAGTGTGTATGGTTGGGTTTTCTTATTTGTATGCACGTaaattttacatatatatatatatagggtgagagttggctacaaagtccatttttcctacatgtcacaccctggctttgcggaagcgtgggtttatttggtgtgacttcttaataccataggaacaatcataacaatgctatatgataaaaacatgggATATTCACCCGTTATTAGAGTTTAGAAAAATACCATATTATACTTGTCTTGAAACAtcaatcacaaaataagttacaacccttgactcgatttaatgagttcgtaaaaacttagcaaaagactttaaacaatactaggattagagatatgtaacccgtccaggaagaagtaacaccttctaaaccctggatgacttctttattcaaacgcagcttgaaaatatgtgcataccgtgccagatccattagtttcctgaaatacatgtagtttgaaaaatcaacataaagttgagcgagttcatgtgtaagtgagtatgtataagcctttgtaaaaatgtccgtatgtatgaaaatccctggtatgtagcaattaaggaaaaagagatcgccattgggttgcaaagccaatgatatgtgtgaagtgctgtaggaagactcaaacctagcagatttttgcgccgggctcaaagtcaccacctggttcaTTCGGCggactcaggggttgggctcgctacacccagatagatctaccgctaatgaccctcggtcctacaatgaggattaatggcctctagtttcagcctacccactcacatgatctaagtagtaaccctccttaagctaactataccatgtataaaagtattcgtaatcattgtaacatgtatttcacccccgaagtataaaaactgaaaacagttaaaagaaaaggggaacatgaactcactgcATTACGTCTtcgtacttgtaacccaaatctctgcggcaaacacgactacctacaatggtctaacgtctattagacgaacgggtcatgccttgtcttagtatgtaggtttttgagttacgattctggtattattccaagttataactgtttttaaggttttgaaataatagttagacaactattttagagttatacttctcaagtattgtatATGCGCATTTCCTTCCTAAGGATGGGGGTAATTTGTACTTGTATACTCGTATtcttaaaataatatatgtacCTGTATATCCTGCCAAGTAATGGCGTCGTATTTCGTTGTTattgttccaaataaaaatatgttaatatattcccaaaaataacatatttctgtttctacagtttccaaaataatattttaccaaaatatacgtATATGTT
This is a stretch of genomic DNA from Helianthus annuus cultivar XRQ/B chromosome 16, HanXRQr2.0-SUNRISE, whole genome shotgun sequence. It encodes these proteins:
- the LOC118488185 gene encoding chromatin remodeling protein EBS-like, producing the protein MLKTKPPKKPINSYNISGTDITLRRGDCVLMRPAESDTPPYVARVERLVADDGNNEMMVRVRWYYRPEDTEVGRRVFHGEKEIFLSNDYDMQSTQTIQGKCVVHTLQQYLKLKYVGVDDYFCRYEYDAGERDPDVAAGERFTPKRVTVYCKCNNPYNPDTYMVQCDTCKSWYHPSCLDLKNEDVEKLDKFFCSRVCQEDAE